The following coding sequences lie in one Tichowtungia aerotolerans genomic window:
- a CDS encoding phosphohexomutase domain-containing protein, whose protein sequence is MDQTWFKLQNGSDVRGVALEGVEGEAVNLTPEIVRPIGYAFAQWLAEKKGKPVSELKIAVGHDSRLSAEMVKTAVFQGVEKAGCSEIADSGLSSTPAMFMATVFDNHAYDGSIMLTASHLPFNRNGLKFFTRDGGLEKADIKAILTTATETGTFDEVELSKVRKIELMDDYAASLVSNIRKGAGQGDTPLAGLKIVVDAGNGAGGYFVDKVLKPLGADTTGSQFLDPDGSFPNHIPNPEEPEAMDAIISAVENNKADLGIIFDTDVDRAGAVDKNGKPINRNRFIALMSTIVLEEHPGTVIVTDSVTSTGLKYWIEEKLGGVHHRFKRGYKNVINESIRLNGEDRESWLAMETSGHGALKENYFLDDGAYQIAKILIKTAQLHGEGKGGVDTLVDGLPEPAEAKEYRAKITTEDFGPYGDDVLKAFEQFVADEPGWNATPNNFEGVHVTVDASAGNGWALLRKSLHDPVLPLNIESEEAGGVAKIAARMQAFLSQFDSLDVPEMV, encoded by the coding sequence ATGGATCAAACATGGTTTAAACTGCAGAACGGAAGTGATGTGCGCGGCGTAGCGCTTGAGGGAGTCGAAGGCGAGGCTGTCAATCTGACGCCGGAAATTGTCCGCCCGATCGGATACGCCTTTGCTCAGTGGCTCGCGGAGAAAAAGGGCAAGCCGGTTTCGGAGCTCAAAATCGCAGTCGGTCACGATTCTCGTCTTTCCGCTGAGATGGTCAAAACCGCGGTTTTTCAGGGGGTGGAAAAAGCAGGCTGCTCCGAAATCGCCGACAGCGGCCTTTCTTCCACTCCGGCGATGTTTATGGCAACCGTGTTTGACAATCACGCCTACGACGGCTCCATTATGCTGACCGCCAGCCACCTGCCGTTCAACCGCAACGGGCTCAAATTTTTCACCCGCGACGGCGGTCTCGAAAAAGCGGATATCAAAGCGATTCTGACCACCGCGACCGAAACCGGAACATTCGATGAGGTCGAACTTTCCAAAGTTCGGAAAATCGAGCTGATGGACGACTACGCTGCATCTCTCGTTTCCAATATTCGGAAAGGTGCGGGGCAGGGCGACACGCCGCTGGCCGGGTTGAAAATCGTGGTCGATGCCGGCAACGGAGCGGGCGGATATTTCGTCGATAAAGTACTCAAGCCGCTTGGCGCGGATACCACCGGAAGCCAGTTCCTCGATCCGGACGGAAGTTTCCCGAACCACATTCCGAATCCGGAAGAGCCGGAGGCGATGGACGCCATCATTTCCGCCGTCGAAAACAACAAGGCGGATCTCGGCATTATTTTTGACACGGATGTCGATCGCGCCGGCGCGGTTGATAAAAACGGCAAGCCGATCAACCGCAACCGCTTTATCGCGCTGATGTCCACCATCGTGCTCGAAGAGCATCCGGGAACCGTCATTGTGACCGACTCGGTGACCTCAACCGGTCTCAAATACTGGATCGAAGAAAAACTCGGCGGTGTTCATCACCGTTTCAAACGCGGCTATAAAAACGTGATCAACGAATCCATTCGCCTCAACGGCGAGGACAGGGAGTCCTGGCTGGCGATGGAAACCTCCGGCCACGGCGCGCTGAAGGAAAACTACTTCCTCGACGACGGCGCTTATCAGATTGCAAAAATTCTGATCAAAACCGCGCAGTTGCACGGCGAAGGCAAGGGCGGGGTGGATACGCTGGTTGACGGTCTGCCGGAACCGGCCGAAGCCAAGGAGTACCGTGCCAAGATTACCACCGAAGATTTCGGCCCGTATGGCGACGATGTGCTGAAAGCATTTGAGCAGTTTGTGGCGGATGAGCCGGGCTGGAACGCCACGCCGAATAATTTTGAAGGAGTACATGTGACCGTCGATGCCTCCGCCGGCAACGGATGGGCGCTGCTGCGCAAATCGCTGCACGATCCGGTTCTGCCGCTCAATATTGAGAGCGAAGAAGCCGGCGGCGTTGCGAAGATTGCTGCACGTATGCAGGCGTTCCTTTCGCAGTTTGATTCACTCGATGTTCCGGAGATGGTCTGA
- a CDS encoding stage II sporulation protein M produces the protein MIINLQNFIEREKPVWDELDTLLTRISREPFGSFELEELKRFHYLSERTSADLVQIRDFANQNELQAYLESLVSRSFSEIQENRSNSLRFKPLTWFFKTFPQTFRRHARCFHLAVAITIGGMLFGGSAVVFDPSAKSALIPFPHLAQSPSQRVAEEEAKQTISMDGKGSFSAYLMTHNTRVSIFILALGIGWGIGSIALLFYNGVILGAVIADYVVAGQSVFLAGWLLPHGSIEIPAILIAGQGGLLLARAMIGWGNQLPIRQRLQSILPNLVSLIGGTACLLVWAGIVESFLSQDHEPALPYAVKIAVGLIELVLLAVFLKFSGRKKEVHHQL, from the coding sequence ATGATCATCAACCTCCAGAATTTCATTGAGCGCGAAAAGCCGGTCTGGGATGAACTCGACACCCTGCTTACCCGCATCAGCCGCGAACCGTTCGGAAGCTTTGAGCTCGAAGAACTCAAGCGCTTTCACTACCTCTCTGAACGAACCTCTGCCGATCTCGTGCAAATCCGGGACTTCGCCAATCAGAATGAACTCCAGGCCTATCTCGAATCTCTGGTATCCCGGTCTTTCAGCGAAATTCAGGAAAACCGGTCCAACAGCCTGCGGTTCAAACCACTGACCTGGTTTTTCAAAACCTTTCCGCAAACCTTCCGGCGGCATGCCCGCTGTTTCCACCTCGCAGTGGCCATTACCATCGGCGGCATGCTCTTCGGCGGAAGCGCCGTTGTATTCGACCCCTCCGCCAAAAGCGCTTTGATTCCGTTCCCCCACCTGGCACAGAGTCCTAGCCAGCGCGTTGCCGAAGAAGAAGCCAAACAAACCATCTCCATGGACGGCAAAGGCTCTTTTTCCGCATACCTGATGACCCATAATACCCGGGTCTCCATTTTTATTCTCGCCCTCGGCATCGGCTGGGGTATCGGGTCCATCGCACTGCTGTTCTATAACGGCGTCATCCTCGGCGCGGTCATTGCAGACTATGTTGTTGCCGGGCAAAGCGTTTTCCTTGCCGGCTGGCTGCTGCCGCACGGCAGCATCGAAATTCCGGCGATCCTGATCGCCGGTCAGGGCGGACTTCTGCTCGCCCGAGCCATGATCGGCTGGGGAAATCAGCTGCCGATCCGGCAGCGGCTTCAAAGCATTCTGCCGAACCTTGTCTCCTTGATCGGCGGCACAGCCTGCCTGCTGGTCTGGGCCGGAATTGTTGAATCCTTCCTTTCTCAGGACCATGAACCGGCACTGCCCTATGCCGTAAAAATCGCAGTCGGACTGATTGAGCTCGTTCTGCTCGCAGTCTTCCTGAAATTCAGTGGACGCAAAAAGGAGGTCCATCATCAGCTCTGA
- a CDS encoding DUF4129 domain-containing protein has translation MKRRRTTAEEESSFDLVERAFHLLRTTPIHITARFYLGSIPFVLGLLFFLVDMGSNPFAGQYCSASAFGMGLLYIWMRTWQSLFCQGLNSKVKNSDPSDLNPRTVWQFFKFHLIYSSWAAILLPVSAILAIPFGWVYAYFNNLCMTNPCGSDFKESAARARSLSMLWPKQNHLLITLLFSFSIVIFINIGAALVYFPGLLKSLCGIESSFSRSFHWIFTPTFFGIACGLTYLAIEPLVKAAYVLRCHTCESIQTGEDLLIELKRLPPVRRSAVSATLALMIVCCSAIFSPLRSAPLSDNPPSAINVPELDAAIDHVMKSPEFTWRMPNILPEDKQENGFFEQFFAPIQEWLEKTTRSFVRLLDRFFEWMNDWFKRSPDRQHKDWNLNPALLKNISLILLLILIGILAVVLFRVFRNRFNPPESIQEAVPSTEVDIDDENITATLLEEEEWIELARQLVAAGELRKAMRAWFLAGIACLARQELLQVRQSKSNLEYRRELIRRARRLPDLPPLFTENIGLFERAWYGLHSASMQDLNQLEQNTERMRRDVKA, from the coding sequence TTGAAACGGCGCAGAACAACCGCAGAAGAGGAAAGCAGCTTTGACCTGGTCGAGCGTGCTTTTCATTTGCTGCGCACAACCCCCATTCATATCACAGCCCGATTCTATCTCGGCTCCATTCCCTTTGTGCTCGGACTGCTCTTCTTTCTGGTCGATATGGGATCAAACCCTTTTGCCGGCCAGTACTGTTCTGCATCCGCCTTCGGAATGGGACTGCTGTATATATGGATGCGCACATGGCAGTCGCTCTTCTGCCAGGGACTGAACTCCAAAGTAAAGAACAGCGACCCGTCGGATCTGAACCCAAGAACAGTTTGGCAGTTTTTTAAATTCCACCTGATTTATTCGTCATGGGCCGCCATCCTTCTTCCAGTGTCTGCAATTCTTGCGATTCCGTTCGGATGGGTTTATGCCTACTTTAACAATCTCTGCATGACCAACCCCTGCGGTTCTGACTTCAAAGAAAGCGCGGCCCGCGCACGTTCACTGTCTATGCTGTGGCCCAAGCAGAATCATTTACTGATTACACTGCTGTTTTCCTTCAGCATCGTCATCTTTATCAACATCGGCGCCGCTCTGGTTTATTTCCCCGGCCTGCTCAAGTCGCTGTGCGGCATTGAAAGCAGCTTTTCGAGAAGTTTCCACTGGATTTTCACTCCCACTTTTTTTGGAATTGCCTGTGGACTGACCTATCTGGCCATCGAACCGCTTGTCAAAGCGGCCTATGTTCTTCGCTGTCACACCTGCGAATCCATTCAAACCGGTGAAGACCTGCTGATTGAACTGAAACGCCTGCCGCCGGTACGACGGAGCGCGGTCTCCGCAACACTCGCACTGATGATCGTATGCTGCTCCGCAATTTTTTCGCCGCTTCGATCCGCACCTCTTTCCGATAATCCCCCGTCGGCAATCAATGTACCGGAACTCGATGCCGCCATTGATCACGTCATGAAAAGCCCGGAATTCACATGGCGGATGCCGAACATTCTCCCTGAAGATAAACAGGAAAACGGTTTTTTCGAACAGTTCTTCGCACCCATTCAGGAATGGCTCGAAAAAACAACCCGCTCATTCGTCAGACTGCTTGATCGGTTTTTCGAATGGATGAATGACTGGTTTAAACGTTCTCCGGACAGGCAGCACAAGGACTGGAACCTGAACCCTGCTCTGCTTAAAAACATATCTTTGATACTGCTGCTGATTCTCATCGGCATTCTTGCGGTCGTTCTGTTTCGAGTATTCCGCAACCGCTTCAATCCTCCGGAATCCATTCAGGAAGCTGTTCCGTCGACTGAAGTGGATATCGACGACGAAAATATCACAGCCACTTTGCTCGAAGAAGAGGAGTGGATTGAATTGGCCCGTCAACTCGTCGCCGCCGGAGAACTGCGCAAAGCCATGCGCGCATGGTTTCTTGCCGGAATCGCCTGCCTCGCCAGGCAGGAACTTCTACAGGTAAGGCAATCCAAATCGAATCTTGAATATCGACGGGAACTGATTCGACGCGCGCGCCGGCTCCCGGACCTGCCGCCCCTCTTTACAGAAAATATCGGTCTTTTTGAAAGAGCATGGTACGGACTGCACTCGGCATCCATGCAGGATCTGAATCAGCTGGAACAGAATACGGAAAGGATGCGCCGTGACGTTAAGGCGTAA
- a CDS encoding DUF4350 domain-containing protein: MTLRRNIFTILVVTALLLLLGGGLTKLFMLRFSSGNMYPPYSSLRADPKGCRILFESLKRLPGLSVERTFESVDLPEKPETGILMLGGKKGQLLHIADHELRPFLLSGGRAVLACRPEPPDHEEPTAPKDLTEEKESEPTGTEEEKPPKELSANDRWGIQFCRFNRSELKEMEQQETALPESPELDPVPWKSSGWFDELSSDWTVIYRFLDKPVIIERSWGEGSVVLIADSYLFSNEAMVTQRSTATLTRLIGPVRHLLFDETHLGISSRESVMMLLNRYHLQGVLAALLVLAGLFLWQQSTGLIPKQTPRKQSVIDSETATDSMQGMTNLLKRHIPRKKLMETLIAEWRSSFRNIPSMQHRNEQLDKEIRQATEKTHPVDLYNQITKTFNERKHSWHTHSNSFRKS; encoded by the coding sequence GTGACGTTAAGGCGTAACATTTTCACAATACTGGTTGTAACCGCGTTGCTGCTCCTGCTGGGAGGCGGACTGACAAAGCTTTTCATGCTGCGCTTCAGCTCCGGTAACATGTACCCGCCGTACTCCTCTCTGCGTGCCGACCCGAAAGGTTGCCGCATCCTGTTTGAATCCCTGAAACGACTGCCCGGACTTTCGGTTGAGCGCACATTCGAATCTGTTGACCTGCCCGAAAAACCGGAAACCGGAATATTAATGCTCGGAGGAAAGAAAGGACAACTGCTGCACATCGCAGATCACGAGCTCCGTCCATTCCTTCTCAGCGGCGGCCGGGCAGTTCTTGCCTGCCGACCGGAGCCCCCGGACCACGAAGAGCCAACAGCCCCAAAAGATCTTACAGAAGAAAAAGAGTCCGAACCGACAGGAACTGAAGAGGAAAAACCACCGAAAGAACTGTCCGCAAATGACCGCTGGGGCATTCAGTTCTGTCGGTTCAATCGATCTGAACTGAAAGAAATGGAACAGCAGGAAACGGCTCTGCCGGAATCACCGGAACTGGATCCAGTTCCATGGAAATCCTCCGGTTGGTTTGATGAACTGAGCAGCGACTGGACCGTCATCTATCGCTTCCTCGACAAACCGGTCATCATCGAACGGAGCTGGGGAGAAGGATCCGTTGTCCTGATCGCCGATAGCTACCTGTTCAGCAACGAAGCCATGGTGACACAGCGCAGCACCGCAACACTCACCAGACTGATCGGCCCCGTCCGACACCTGCTGTTCGATGAAACCCATCTGGGAATTTCTTCACGGGAAAGTGTTATGATGCTGCTCAACCGCTATCACCTTCAGGGAGTTCTGGCTGCCTTGCTGGTTTTGGCAGGGCTCTTTCTCTGGCAGCAGTCCACCGGACTTATCCCTAAACAAACTCCCCGAAAACAGTCTGTCATTGACTCCGAAACGGCCACCGATTCCATGCAGGGCATGACCAACCTGCTCAAACGACATATTCCCCGAAAAAAACTGATGGAGACCCTGATCGCAGAATGGCGCTCTTCATTCAGGAACATACCGTCCATGCAGCACAGGAATGAACAGCTGGACAAAGAAATCCGTCAGGCAACGGAAAAAACGCACCCGGTCGATCTGTATAATCAGATCACAAAAACTTTTAATGAAAGGAAACACTCATGGCACACACACTCGAACAGCTTCAGGAAATCCTGA
- a CDS encoding RDD family protein, producing the protein MHSINIRTPEGVIFSLNLAGPVVRMLALLVDMAAIITVTSVIRSVLGLAFIINPDFGTALFLILYFAVTVGYGIFFEWLWNGQTLGKRLLRLRVADENGHRLLFSQIAVRNLLRFVDSLPVFYLVGGIATLLNRRAQRLGDLAAGTVVVRQPRVGMPDVEQIGETKYNSFSDYPFLEARLRSLVSPKEASLALSALLRRNELDDNSRLTVFQELAGRFKQIVIFPPEITDDISDEQFVRNAVCSLYRLNTQQS; encoded by the coding sequence ATGCACAGCATAAATATTCGCACACCGGAAGGAGTGATTTTCTCTCTCAATCTCGCCGGACCGGTTGTGCGCATGCTGGCCCTGCTGGTCGATATGGCAGCCATCATCACAGTCACTTCTGTCATCCGAAGTGTACTGGGTCTGGCGTTCATCATTAACCCCGATTTCGGTACCGCACTCTTTCTGATCCTCTACTTTGCAGTCACCGTCGGCTATGGAATCTTCTTCGAATGGCTCTGGAACGGACAAACCCTCGGCAAACGCCTGCTTCGTCTGCGGGTTGCCGACGAAAACGGCCACCGGCTTCTGTTCAGTCAGATCGCCGTACGAAACCTTCTGCGCTTTGTCGACTCCCTGCCGGTTTTCTATCTTGTCGGCGGCATTGCCACCCTGCTGAACCGGCGCGCCCAGCGGCTGGGAGACCTCGCTGCCGGAACCGTCGTCGTGCGGCAGCCGCGCGTCGGCATGCCGGACGTCGAACAGATCGGGGAGACCAAATACAATTCGTTCAGCGACTATCCGTTTCTGGAAGCCCGGCTTCGTTCTCTGGTTTCACCCAAAGAAGCTTCACTGGCGCTCTCCGCACTTTTGCGACGCAATGAACTGGACGATAATTCGCGGCTTACCGTGTTTCAGGAACTGGCCGGCCGCTTCAAACAGATCGTCATATTTCCGCCTGAAATCACTGACGATATCTCCGACGAGCAGTTCGTTCGAAATGCCGTCTGCAGCCTCTATCGTCTGAACACTCAACAATCCTGA
- a CDS encoding AAA family ATPase: MAHTLEQLQEILTRAKQETAKVIIGQDDVIDKALIAVITRNHALIEGVPGVAKTLLVRTLAKVLGCEFGRIQFTPDLMPADITGTNIFNMKNNEFNLMKGPIFTTFLLADEINRAPAKTQSALLQAMQERCVTIDCETHALAEDFTVFATQNPIEYEGTYPLPEAQKDRFMLKITMGCLDQEEETELARRTLGSDAPEHILAAGAVETVIGPAELTAFREVLSGVTVRDEMVDYAVNIIRATRTNDCTMVGAGPRATQALILAARAHAAIQGRDFVTPDDIKTLAEPVLCLRIILRPEYEIEGMTVAETIQTILQEITVPR, from the coding sequence ATGGCACACACACTCGAACAGCTTCAGGAAATCCTGACGAGGGCAAAACAGGAAACCGCCAAAGTCATCATCGGTCAGGACGATGTGATCGACAAAGCGTTGATCGCCGTAATTACGCGCAATCATGCCCTGATTGAAGGCGTACCGGGCGTTGCAAAAACATTACTGGTTCGCACGCTGGCCAAAGTGCTCGGCTGTGAATTCGGACGTATCCAGTTCACGCCGGACCTCATGCCCGCAGACATCACCGGCACGAACATCTTCAACATGAAAAACAATGAGTTCAATCTCATGAAAGGCCCGATTTTCACCACGTTTCTACTGGCGGATGAAATCAACAGAGCCCCGGCAAAAACCCAGTCCGCCCTGTTGCAGGCCATGCAGGAACGCTGCGTCACTATCGACTGCGAAACACATGCCCTTGCGGAGGACTTCACTGTTTTCGCCACCCAGAACCCGATCGAATACGAAGGAACGTATCCATTACCGGAAGCCCAGAAAGACCGTTTCATGCTCAAAATCACCATGGGCTGTCTCGATCAGGAAGAAGAAACAGAACTGGCCCGCCGCACTCTTGGGAGCGATGCTCCGGAACATATCCTGGCAGCCGGAGCTGTCGAAACCGTCATCGGCCCCGCAGAACTGACCGCATTTCGAGAGGTGTTGAGCGGGGTAACCGTGCGTGACGAAATGGTCGACTACGCCGTCAACATCATCCGCGCCACACGCACCAATGACTGCACAATGGTCGGTGCCGGACCGCGGGCGACACAGGCCCTCATTCTCGCCGCCCGGGCTCACGCCGCCATCCAGGGCCGGGACTTTGTCACTCCGGACGACATCAAAACTCTCGCCGAACCCGTCCTCTGCCTGCGCATAATCCTTCGCCCCGAATACGAAATCGAAGGAATGACTGTTGCAGAAACCATTCAGACAATCCTTCAGGAAATTACGGTACCGCGTTGA
- a CDS encoding DUF58 domain-containing protein has translation MIAPSNRLLFWTAAAIVPFAAVAAFTPSAQIIGPAIAALLCFIAVCDAALSARSLTQLEIDAPEIIRLSKNVENTVELEVCSPIRTFKAVRFGLMLPETIQAVSTDLYTEIPQPDRRYRLRWQIRPQECGKYQLPLCGMETASRLGLWKVRRRVPIQAELRVYPNLRRELRSTAALFLNRGDYGGHLWRQVSKGREFEKLREYIPGDTYRDIHWKTTAKRQHPVTKVYQIERTQEVYVIIDSSRLSARRITLPDTDETVTLLERYVTSALMLAMAAESQGDLFGLIEFGSKPHLFLKAARGKTHFDTCRNALYTLLPEGSSPDFNELISFIRTRLRKRALLVFLTSLDDAAEAERFKEHISLLSRHHLTVVNMMRPEGAAPLFSGDPTHSLPELYDRLGGHIAWRRLHELETHLQTSGVQFNLLSNEHLSADLVSQYMSIKQRQLI, from the coding sequence TTGATTGCTCCATCCAACAGACTGCTCTTCTGGACAGCTGCGGCCATCGTACCCTTTGCCGCAGTTGCGGCCTTTACGCCGTCGGCCCAGATCATCGGCCCGGCCATCGCCGCGCTGCTGTGTTTCATTGCAGTCTGCGACGCCGCACTCAGTGCCCGCAGTCTTACCCAACTGGAAATCGACGCCCCGGAAATCATCCGGCTGTCCAAGAATGTGGAAAATACGGTTGAACTGGAGGTCTGCAGCCCGATCCGCACCTTTAAAGCCGTCCGGTTCGGACTGATGCTCCCGGAAACCATTCAGGCCGTCTCAACCGACCTCTACACGGAGATTCCTCAGCCCGATCGTCGCTACCGTCTGCGCTGGCAGATCAGGCCGCAGGAATGCGGGAAATATCAGCTCCCGCTCTGCGGTATGGAAACCGCCTCCCGACTGGGCCTGTGGAAAGTCCGGCGGCGCGTACCCATTCAGGCAGAATTAAGAGTCTATCCCAACCTGCGCCGGGAACTTCGCAGCACAGCCGCCCTCTTTTTAAACCGTGGAGATTACGGAGGACACCTCTGGCGGCAGGTCAGCAAAGGCCGGGAATTTGAAAAACTGCGCGAGTATATTCCCGGAGACACCTACCGCGACATTCACTGGAAAACCACAGCCAAACGTCAGCACCCGGTTACGAAAGTCTATCAGATTGAACGGACTCAGGAGGTATACGTCATCATCGATTCCTCACGACTGAGCGCACGACGCATCACTCTGCCCGACACGGATGAAACCGTCACCCTGCTGGAGCGTTATGTCACCTCAGCACTGATGCTGGCGATGGCTGCGGAATCGCAGGGCGATCTCTTCGGCCTCATCGAATTCGGCTCAAAGCCGCATCTGTTCCTGAAAGCCGCCCGAGGGAAAACCCATTTTGACACCTGCCGAAACGCTCTCTACACACTGCTTCCGGAAGGATCCTCTCCGGACTTCAATGAGCTGATCTCTTTTATCCGAACCCGCCTGCGCAAACGCGCGCTGCTCGTTTTCCTGACCAGCCTTGATGACGCCGCCGAAGCCGAGCGCTTTAAAGAACATATTTCCCTGCTGAGCCGCCATCACCTGACGGTTGTCAATATGATGCGTCCGGAAGGAGCGGCACCTCTCTTCAGCGGAGATCCGACCCATTCACTGCCTGAGCTGTATGACCGGCTTGGCGGACACATTGCATGGCGCAGGCTCCACGAACTCGAAACACATCTGCAGACTTCCGGAGTGCAGTTCAACCTGCTCAGCAACGAACACCTCAGCGCCGACCTCGTCTCCCAATACATGAGCATCAAGCAGAGACAGCTGATATGA
- a CDS encoding SDR family oxidoreductase gives MGRTVLVSGATRGIGREAVKQLREQGFSVFATGRDRHLLDQLKKDTGCLGETCDLSDSSSVLSMYETARAALGQVDVLINNAGLNPGKTPVVDVPVEDLDVSYAVNLRAPYLLCREALKDMGARKTGHILNVVSTIARTSAPNYSTYCSLKYAMHGFTLCLIKEAQQVNVKVTGVYPGGTDTDFRPENRPDYLKPESAAQMIVQCINAPEDVVVHELVYRPMIETNF, from the coding sequence ATGGGTCGTACGGTTTTAGTGAGCGGGGCGACGCGCGGGATCGGGCGCGAGGCTGTGAAGCAGCTTCGCGAACAGGGCTTTTCGGTGTTTGCAACCGGCCGCGACCGGCACTTGCTCGATCAATTAAAAAAGGACACCGGCTGTCTGGGTGAAACTTGCGATCTGTCTGATTCCTCTTCGGTCCTTTCAATGTATGAAACCGCGCGCGCTGCATTGGGGCAGGTGGACGTGCTGATTAACAACGCGGGGCTGAATCCCGGCAAGACTCCGGTCGTGGATGTGCCGGTGGAAGACCTGGATGTGTCGTATGCGGTCAATCTGCGCGCTCCGTATCTGCTCTGCCGAGAGGCACTCAAGGATATGGGCGCTCGAAAAACCGGGCACATTTTGAATGTGGTCAGCACCATTGCACGGACCAGTGCGCCGAACTATTCCACCTACTGTTCGCTCAAATATGCCATGCATGGATTTACGTTGTGCCTGATTAAGGAAGCGCAGCAGGTGAATGTGAAAGTGACCGGTGTTTATCCCGGCGGCACGGATACGGATTTCCGTCCGGAAAACCGTCCCGACTATTTGAAGCCGGAATCTGCCGCACAGATGATCGTTCAGTGCATCAATGCACCTGAAGACGTGGTTGTGCATGAACTGGTTTATCGTCCGATGATTGAAACCAATTTTTAA